A window of the Zeugodacus cucurbitae isolate PBARC_wt_2022May chromosome 4, idZeuCucr1.2, whole genome shotgun sequence genome harbors these coding sequences:
- the Adf1_20 gene encoding uncharacterized protein Adf1_20 isoform X1 — MDALRASIAFASPVDAYSANSRTTTRTPKKSSTAASSLRSSPASSPNSSPKAVNTAAATIAPPSPTHSSGASSCSSSRSRLRVATPDSDTPDAGAGGGEVEDMSVSGGSQLGAALDMKTKGSAAASVAAAAAAAAVELLQGGAPTSQMQSQKIKKCAFNKQNQSFTEIVDVNIKFSKITRRTARAIACDAAENNNNNPDKQNSNLMAIVNSDYAQQTALPTTKPTMPAPKLLRSCRSKSSPRLQQLYQQQQQLQRQQKPVSFQRCHQKQRQQQLQKHTKCYVQKPKAQKYLNKKFRLEQERKFAEAEQLQQQQQQLYSSTKENFLLTLDLLAVVRRNASDKLRLIQMVHDNPILWDSRLPNFKGAEEEKNRAWEMIGKEFNAPGRRVARAFKSLRESYRRELAHVKLMGNGFKPKWSLYEAMDFLRDVIRERKGGSHAAEQAAIGLNLSAFSQHLNNNNNNIGKSALKLNGLHSSFNESALNLSKCAPGLNMSHEDYYYYVKSEMDLNAAHAGSNGIGGGNAAVSLHPLPAHQAQQQQQQLHSAAHDSRVSSTRNDSTTQHSNTFDDLDASSVRSGDEASMRNADMSNQGSDEVEELEAIDADFPYPLILDANSPRSMSAAGGNGNIGGNAVGGSGALKRKRRDLNGDGMDDGAGDDDDDYEGQMMQQHRHLRQQNGGMGGGGSGSGMNGCMLDMPPPQTVREVLNSKFCGFISAKLNSMEDTEADNLMNKILMLLVQTQTNEAK; from the exons ATGGATGCGCTGAGAGCTAGCATTGCTTTTGCCAGTCCAGTTGACGCATACTCAGCTAACAGCAGAACAACTACAAGAACACCGAAGAAGTCGAGTACTGCAGCATCCTCTTTGCGATCATCGCCAGCTTCCTCACCGAATTCTTCGCCGAAAGCAGTTAACACAGCCGCAGCAACAATTGCGCCGCCTTCGCCCACACACTCTTCCGGCGCTTCATCGTGCTCTTCTTCGCGGTCCAGATTGCGCGTAGCAACCCCCGACTCGGATACGCCTGACGctggtgctggtggtggtgAGGTTGAGGATATGAGTGTGAGTGGTGGAAGCCAATTGGGCGCAGCGTTGGACATGAAGACGAAGGGCTCAGCAGCCGCCTCCGTGgctgccgctgccgccgccgctgccgtTGAACTATTGCAAGGGGGTGCGCCAACTTCTCAGATGCAGTcgcagaaaatcaaaaaatgtgcgtttaataaacaaaatcaatcttttactgaaattgtagatgtaaatataaaattttcgaaaattacccGACGCACAGCGAGAGCTATTGCATGTGACGCTgccgaaaacaataacaacaaccctGATAAGCAGAATAGCAATTTGATGGCAATCGTTAATAGTGACTATGCGCAGCAAACGGCTttgccaacaacaaaaccaacaatgcCTGCCCCGAAGTTGCTCCGTAGTTGTCGCAGTAAAAGTAGTCCTCGACTACAACAATtatatcagcaacaacaacagctgcaacGACAACAAAAGCCAGTGTCATTTCAGCGGTGCCATCAAaagcaacgccaacaacaactacaaaaacataCCAAATGTTACGTACAAAAACCGAAAGCTCAAAAATATCTCAATAAGAAATTTAGACTTGAACAAGAACGCAAATTTGCTGAAGCtgaacagctgcaacaacagcaacaacaactatattcgtcgacaaaagaaaattttttacttacgCTCGATTTACTTGCAGTGGTCCGCCGTAATGCCTCCGACAAGTTGCGCCTCATCCAAATGGTACACGACAATCCGATACTTTGGGACTCACGTCTGCCCAATTTTAAGGGCGCCGAAGAGGAGAAGAATCGCGCTTGGGAAATGATTGGCAAGGAGTTCAATGCGCCGGGGCGGCGTGTGGCGCGCGCCTTCAAATCGCTGCGCGAGTCGTATCGACGCGAGCTGGCGCATGTCAAATTGATGGGCAATGGCTTCAAGCCGAAGTGGAGTTTGTATGAAGCAATGGATTTCTTGCGCGATGTCATCCGAGAAAGAAA AGGCGGTTCGCACGCAGCTGAACAGGCGGCCATTGGCCTTAATTTGAGCGCATTCTCGCAGCacttaaacaacaataacaacaacatcggCAAGTCTGCATTGAAACTGAACGGGCTGCATTCATCTTTCAACGAAAGCGCACTGAATCTGTCGAAATGCGCACCCGGCCTGAATATGAGCCACGAAGACTACTACTACTATGTGAAATCGGAAATGGATTTGAACGCGGCGCATGCGGGTAGCAATGGCATTGGTGGTGGCAATGCAGCTGTGTCGCTGCATCCACTGCCAGCGCATCaagcccaacaacaacaacagcaattacaCAGCGCTGCGCATGACAGCCGCGTCTCATCCACGCGCAACGACAGCACCACACAGCACAGCAACACATTCGACGATCTTGACGCATCGTCGGTACGCAGCGGCGACGAGGCCTCCATGCGTAATGCGGACATGAGCAATCAGGGCTCGGACGAGGTGGAGGAGCTGGAAGCCATAGATGCTGATTTTCCCTATCCCCTCATACTCGACGCCAATTCGCCGCGTTCCATGAGCGCAGCAGGCGGCAACGGCAACATTGGTGGCAATGCTGTTGGTGGCAGTGGTGCATTGAAACGCAAACGGCGCGACCTCAACGGTGACGGCATGGACGATGGTGCTGGCGATGATGACGATGACTACGAGGGCCAGATGATGCAGCAGCATCGTCATTTGCGTCAACAAAATGGCGGCATGGGCGGCGGTGGTAGTGGCAGCGGCATGAATGGCTGCATGTTGGATATGCCGCCGCCGCAGACGGTACGCGAGGTGTTGAACTCCAAATTTTGCGGCTTTATTTCGGCGAAACTCAATAGCATGGAAGACACGGAGGCGGATAATTTAATGAACAAAATACTCATGTTGTTGGTGCAGACACAAACGAATGAAGCCAAATAG
- the Adf1_20 gene encoding uncharacterized protein Adf1_20 isoform X3 yields the protein MEHRKRRAAVRRRQQQQQRTQRKLVRRNASDKLRLIQMVHDNPILWDSRLPNFKGAEEEKNRAWEMIGKEFNAPGRRVARAFKSLRESYRRELAHVKLMGNGFKPKWSLYEAMDFLRDVIRERKGGSHAAEQAAIGLNLSAFSQHLNNNNNNIGKSALKLNGLHSSFNESALNLSKCAPGLNMSHEDYYYYVKSEMDLNAAHAGSNGIGGGNAAVSLHPLPAHQAQQQQQQLHSAAHDSRVSSTRNDSTTQHSNTFDDLDASSVRSGDEASMRNADMSNQGSDEVEELEAIDADFPYPLILDANSPRSMSAAGGNGNIGGNAVGGSGALKRKRRDLNGDGMDDGAGDDDDDYEGQMMQQHRHLRQQNGGMGGGGSGSGMNGCMLDMPPPQTVREVLNSKFCGFISAKLNSMEDTEADNLMNKILMLLVQTQTNEAK from the exons ATGGAACATCGTAAGAGGCGAGCCGCTGTAAGACGacgacagcagcaacaacagcgaacGCAAAGAAAAT TGGTCCGCCGTAATGCCTCCGACAAGTTGCGCCTCATCCAAATGGTACACGACAATCCGATACTTTGGGACTCACGTCTGCCCAATTTTAAGGGCGCCGAAGAGGAGAAGAATCGCGCTTGGGAAATGATTGGCAAGGAGTTCAATGCGCCGGGGCGGCGTGTGGCGCGCGCCTTCAAATCGCTGCGCGAGTCGTATCGACGCGAGCTGGCGCATGTCAAATTGATGGGCAATGGCTTCAAGCCGAAGTGGAGTTTGTATGAAGCAATGGATTTCTTGCGCGATGTCATCCGAGAAAGAAA AGGCGGTTCGCACGCAGCTGAACAGGCGGCCATTGGCCTTAATTTGAGCGCATTCTCGCAGCacttaaacaacaataacaacaacatcggCAAGTCTGCATTGAAACTGAACGGGCTGCATTCATCTTTCAACGAAAGCGCACTGAATCTGTCGAAATGCGCACCCGGCCTGAATATGAGCCACGAAGACTACTACTACTATGTGAAATCGGAAATGGATTTGAACGCGGCGCATGCGGGTAGCAATGGCATTGGTGGTGGCAATGCAGCTGTGTCGCTGCATCCACTGCCAGCGCATCaagcccaacaacaacaacagcaattacaCAGCGCTGCGCATGACAGCCGCGTCTCATCCACGCGCAACGACAGCACCACACAGCACAGCAACACATTCGACGATCTTGACGCATCGTCGGTACGCAGCGGCGACGAGGCCTCCATGCGTAATGCGGACATGAGCAATCAGGGCTCGGACGAGGTGGAGGAGCTGGAAGCCATAGATGCTGATTTTCCCTATCCCCTCATACTCGACGCCAATTCGCCGCGTTCCATGAGCGCAGCAGGCGGCAACGGCAACATTGGTGGCAATGCTGTTGGTGGCAGTGGTGCATTGAAACGCAAACGGCGCGACCTCAACGGTGACGGCATGGACGATGGTGCTGGCGATGATGACGATGACTACGAGGGCCAGATGATGCAGCAGCATCGTCATTTGCGTCAACAAAATGGCGGCATGGGCGGCGGTGGTAGTGGCAGCGGCATGAATGGCTGCATGTTGGATATGCCGCCGCCGCAGACGGTACGCGAGGTGTTGAACTCCAAATTTTGCGGCTTTATTTCGGCGAAACTCAATAGCATGGAAGACACGGAGGCGGATAATTTAATGAACAAAATACTCATGTTGTTGGTGCAGACACAAACGAATGAAGCCAAATAG
- the Rundc1_1 gene encoding uncharacterized protein Rundc1_1: MKNKDGKNSGGNSPSDSQHADVEGCNFGLKPFELLYLWYPNQESVNHLEYIRRLECEFTCLQHAFLTLTTQFARLQFRIRQIVQADPSERHALLLELEHLAFNPDEEKDEMPPIKRDTTNLGEVRYKQHYILDQLRQQLTTLAEADNWKPEPELHAEPPAPGSIDEAVCCCMRKKRKPPPPPQPQPQQPQTSHMNGNAYMANAESRYSTSSRNKAEMAMGMRADVDSEAGPSRTSSAKQRVSYSKEEALAFACNTDPSFSIRASTTCISICPADEGNAMETRPCTCRKNNHIQDS, translated from the coding sequence ATGAAAAATAAAGATGGCAAAAATTCGGGTGGTAACAGTCCAAGCGATTCTCAGCACGCTGATGTAGAAGGCTGCAACTTTGGACTAAAGCCGTTTGAACTGCTCTACCTTTGGTATCCGAACCAAGAAAGTGTTAACCACCTTGAGTATATCCGTCGGCTGGAATGCGAGTTTACGTGTCTCCAACACGCCTTTCTCACACTTACCACACAATTTGCACGTTTACAATTCCGCATACGACAAATAGTGCAAGCCGATCCTAGTGAACGTCATGCTCTACTGCTGGAACTCGAACACCTTGCATTTAATCCTGACGAAGAAAAAGACGAAATGCCGCCCATCAAACGGGATACCACAAATTTGGGTGAAGTACGGTACAAACAACATTACATACTAGATCAGTTGCGTCAACAGCTTACCACACTGGCTGAGGCCGATAATTGGAAACCCGAGCCGGAATTGCATGCAGAACCACCCGCACCAGGATCTATAGACGAAGCAGTATGCTGCTGTATGAGAAAGAAACGAaagccaccaccgccgccgcagCCACAGCCACAGCAGCCACAAACGTCCCATATGAATGGTAATGCATACATGGCAAATGCGGAATCCAGATACTCGACTTCGAGCAGAAACAAAGCTGAAATGGCTATGGGAATGAGAGCTGATGTAGACAGCGAGGCGGGGCCATCAAGAACTTCAAGTGCAAAGCAGAGAGTATCGTACTCTAAGGAGGAGGCGTTAGCATTTGCATGCAATACCGATCCTTCCTTCTCCATAAGAGCCTCAACTACATGTATAAGCATTTGCCCGGCTGACGAAGGAAATGCCATGGAGACCAGACCATGCACTTGTAGAAAAAATAACCATATACAGGATTCCTAA
- the Adf1_20 gene encoding uncharacterized protein Adf1_20 isoform X4, with protein sequence MHSSIYAFVYMYEVVRRNASDKLRLIQMVHDNPILWDSRLPNFKGAEEEKNRAWEMIGKEFNAPGRRVARAFKSLRESYRRELAHVKLMGNGFKPKWSLYEAMDFLRDVIRERKGGSHAAEQAAIGLNLSAFSQHLNNNNNNIGKSALKLNGLHSSFNESALNLSKCAPGLNMSHEDYYYYVKSEMDLNAAHAGSNGIGGGNAAVSLHPLPAHQAQQQQQQLHSAAHDSRVSSTRNDSTTQHSNTFDDLDASSVRSGDEASMRNADMSNQGSDEVEELEAIDADFPYPLILDANSPRSMSAAGGNGNIGGNAVGGSGALKRKRRDLNGDGMDDGAGDDDDDYEGQMMQQHRHLRQQNGGMGGGGSGSGMNGCMLDMPPPQTVREVLNSKFCGFISAKLNSMEDTEADNLMNKILMLLVQTQTNEAK encoded by the exons ATGCACTCAAGTATATAtgcgtttgtatatatgtatgaag TGGTCCGCCGTAATGCCTCCGACAAGTTGCGCCTCATCCAAATGGTACACGACAATCCGATACTTTGGGACTCACGTCTGCCCAATTTTAAGGGCGCCGAAGAGGAGAAGAATCGCGCTTGGGAAATGATTGGCAAGGAGTTCAATGCGCCGGGGCGGCGTGTGGCGCGCGCCTTCAAATCGCTGCGCGAGTCGTATCGACGCGAGCTGGCGCATGTCAAATTGATGGGCAATGGCTTCAAGCCGAAGTGGAGTTTGTATGAAGCAATGGATTTCTTGCGCGATGTCATCCGAGAAAGAAA AGGCGGTTCGCACGCAGCTGAACAGGCGGCCATTGGCCTTAATTTGAGCGCATTCTCGCAGCacttaaacaacaataacaacaacatcggCAAGTCTGCATTGAAACTGAACGGGCTGCATTCATCTTTCAACGAAAGCGCACTGAATCTGTCGAAATGCGCACCCGGCCTGAATATGAGCCACGAAGACTACTACTACTATGTGAAATCGGAAATGGATTTGAACGCGGCGCATGCGGGTAGCAATGGCATTGGTGGTGGCAATGCAGCTGTGTCGCTGCATCCACTGCCAGCGCATCaagcccaacaacaacaacagcaattacaCAGCGCTGCGCATGACAGCCGCGTCTCATCCACGCGCAACGACAGCACCACACAGCACAGCAACACATTCGACGATCTTGACGCATCGTCGGTACGCAGCGGCGACGAGGCCTCCATGCGTAATGCGGACATGAGCAATCAGGGCTCGGACGAGGTGGAGGAGCTGGAAGCCATAGATGCTGATTTTCCCTATCCCCTCATACTCGACGCCAATTCGCCGCGTTCCATGAGCGCAGCAGGCGGCAACGGCAACATTGGTGGCAATGCTGTTGGTGGCAGTGGTGCATTGAAACGCAAACGGCGCGACCTCAACGGTGACGGCATGGACGATGGTGCTGGCGATGATGACGATGACTACGAGGGCCAGATGATGCAGCAGCATCGTCATTTGCGTCAACAAAATGGCGGCATGGGCGGCGGTGGTAGTGGCAGCGGCATGAATGGCTGCATGTTGGATATGCCGCCGCCGCAGACGGTACGCGAGGTGTTGAACTCCAAATTTTGCGGCTTTATTTCGGCGAAACTCAATAGCATGGAAGACACGGAGGCGGATAATTTAATGAACAAAATACTCATGTTGTTGGTGCAGACACAAACGAATGAAGCCAAATAG
- the Adf1_20 gene encoding uncharacterized protein Adf1_20 isoform X5 translates to MVRRNASDKLRLIQMVHDNPILWDSRLPNFKGAEEEKNRAWEMIGKEFNAPGRRVARAFKSLRESYRRELAHVKLMGNGFKPKWSLYEAMDFLRDVIRERKGGSHAAEQAAIGLNLSAFSQHLNNNNNNIGKSALKLNGLHSSFNESALNLSKCAPGLNMSHEDYYYYVKSEMDLNAAHAGSNGIGGGNAAVSLHPLPAHQAQQQQQQLHSAAHDSRVSSTRNDSTTQHSNTFDDLDASSVRSGDEASMRNADMSNQGSDEVEELEAIDADFPYPLILDANSPRSMSAAGGNGNIGGNAVGGSGALKRKRRDLNGDGMDDGAGDDDDDYEGQMMQQHRHLRQQNGGMGGGGSGSGMNGCMLDMPPPQTVREVLNSKFCGFISAKLNSMEDTEADNLMNKILMLLVQTQTNEAK, encoded by the exons A TGGTCCGCCGTAATGCCTCCGACAAGTTGCGCCTCATCCAAATGGTACACGACAATCCGATACTTTGGGACTCACGTCTGCCCAATTTTAAGGGCGCCGAAGAGGAGAAGAATCGCGCTTGGGAAATGATTGGCAAGGAGTTCAATGCGCCGGGGCGGCGTGTGGCGCGCGCCTTCAAATCGCTGCGCGAGTCGTATCGACGCGAGCTGGCGCATGTCAAATTGATGGGCAATGGCTTCAAGCCGAAGTGGAGTTTGTATGAAGCAATGGATTTCTTGCGCGATGTCATCCGAGAAAGAAA AGGCGGTTCGCACGCAGCTGAACAGGCGGCCATTGGCCTTAATTTGAGCGCATTCTCGCAGCacttaaacaacaataacaacaacatcggCAAGTCTGCATTGAAACTGAACGGGCTGCATTCATCTTTCAACGAAAGCGCACTGAATCTGTCGAAATGCGCACCCGGCCTGAATATGAGCCACGAAGACTACTACTACTATGTGAAATCGGAAATGGATTTGAACGCGGCGCATGCGGGTAGCAATGGCATTGGTGGTGGCAATGCAGCTGTGTCGCTGCATCCACTGCCAGCGCATCaagcccaacaacaacaacagcaattacaCAGCGCTGCGCATGACAGCCGCGTCTCATCCACGCGCAACGACAGCACCACACAGCACAGCAACACATTCGACGATCTTGACGCATCGTCGGTACGCAGCGGCGACGAGGCCTCCATGCGTAATGCGGACATGAGCAATCAGGGCTCGGACGAGGTGGAGGAGCTGGAAGCCATAGATGCTGATTTTCCCTATCCCCTCATACTCGACGCCAATTCGCCGCGTTCCATGAGCGCAGCAGGCGGCAACGGCAACATTGGTGGCAATGCTGTTGGTGGCAGTGGTGCATTGAAACGCAAACGGCGCGACCTCAACGGTGACGGCATGGACGATGGTGCTGGCGATGATGACGATGACTACGAGGGCCAGATGATGCAGCAGCATCGTCATTTGCGTCAACAAAATGGCGGCATGGGCGGCGGTGGTAGTGGCAGCGGCATGAATGGCTGCATGTTGGATATGCCGCCGCCGCAGACGGTACGCGAGGTGTTGAACTCCAAATTTTGCGGCTTTATTTCGGCGAAACTCAATAGCATGGAAGACACGGAGGCGGATAATTTAATGAACAAAATACTCATGTTGTTGGTGCAGACACAAACGAATGAAGCCAAATAG
- the Rundc1_2 gene encoding uncharacterized protein Rundc1_2, translating to MKVSEDKDTESSKQNSGNEYNPEYICTCNPEQSAYDQTYVWYPKQVSIKELEYVRRMECEFTSLQRAVLSLTTQFARLQFGIRQTVQAEPFEQDALLRDLEHLASNTAYGESDELPRIERDSISMGDVRRKQHFILNQLHQRMASMTEADISQFAADYGESQAAPKGRGTRGRGSRRYSAPQSSEPDYNRYQQNRYTSGPDSEYSTSNKNRSDPWRDTDGESDRNRSRSSSTSRKGLIELCLQ from the coding sequence ATGAAGGTTAGTGAGGATAAGGATACCGAAAGCAGCAAGCAAAACTCAGGTAATGAATACAATCCCGAATACATATGCACTTGCAACCCTGAACAAAGTGCTTACGATCAGACCTATGTCTGGTATCCGAAACAAGTGAGTATTAAAGAACTCGAATATGTGCGTCGGATGGAGTGCGAGTTCACAAGTCTACAACGCGCTGTTCTGTCACTAACCACACAATTCGCTCGGTTACAATTCGGCATACGACAAACTGTGCAAGCTGAACCCTTTGAACAGGACGCTTTGCTGCGCGATCTCGAGCATTTAGCATCTAATACTGCTTACGGAGAAAGCGATGAGTTGCCACGTATTGAACGTGATTCCATTAGTATGGGCGATGTGCGTCGCAAGCAACATTTCATACTCAATCAACTCCATCAAAGAATGGCCTCAATGACCGAAGCAGACATTTCCCAATTTGCAGCGGATTATGGTGAATCACAAGCTGCTCCCAAAGGACGAGGGACTAGAGGGCGGGGATCTAGAAGATATTCAGCACCGCAATCCTCCGAACCAGATTATAATAGATACCAGCAAAATAGATACACGAGTGGTCCCGATTCGGAGTACTCGACCTCGAACAAAAACAGAAGTGACCCGTGGAGAGATACTGACGGCGAGAGTGACAGAAATCGCTCGAGAAGTTCAAGTACCAGTCGCAAGGGGCTAATAGAATTGTGCCTGCAATAG
- the Adf1_20 gene encoding uncharacterized protein Adf1_20 isoform X2, with translation MDALRASIAFASPVDAYSANSRTTTRTPKKSSTAASSLRSSPASSPNSSPKAVNTAAATIAPPSPTHSSGASSCSSSRSRLRVATPDSDTPDAGAGGGEVEDMSVSGGSQLGAALDMKTKGSAAASVAAAAAAAAVELLQGGAPTSQMQSQKIKKLVRRNASDKLRLIQMVHDNPILWDSRLPNFKGAEEEKNRAWEMIGKEFNAPGRRVARAFKSLRESYRRELAHVKLMGNGFKPKWSLYEAMDFLRDVIRERKGGSHAAEQAAIGLNLSAFSQHLNNNNNNIGKSALKLNGLHSSFNESALNLSKCAPGLNMSHEDYYYYVKSEMDLNAAHAGSNGIGGGNAAVSLHPLPAHQAQQQQQQLHSAAHDSRVSSTRNDSTTQHSNTFDDLDASSVRSGDEASMRNADMSNQGSDEVEELEAIDADFPYPLILDANSPRSMSAAGGNGNIGGNAVGGSGALKRKRRDLNGDGMDDGAGDDDDDYEGQMMQQHRHLRQQNGGMGGGGSGSGMNGCMLDMPPPQTVREVLNSKFCGFISAKLNSMEDTEADNLMNKILMLLVQTQTNEAK, from the exons ATGGATGCGCTGAGAGCTAGCATTGCTTTTGCCAGTCCAGTTGACGCATACTCAGCTAACAGCAGAACAACTACAAGAACACCGAAGAAGTCGAGTACTGCAGCATCCTCTTTGCGATCATCGCCAGCTTCCTCACCGAATTCTTCGCCGAAAGCAGTTAACACAGCCGCAGCAACAATTGCGCCGCCTTCGCCCACACACTCTTCCGGCGCTTCATCGTGCTCTTCTTCGCGGTCCAGATTGCGCGTAGCAACCCCCGACTCGGATACGCCTGACGctggtgctggtggtggtgAGGTTGAGGATATGAGTGTGAGTGGTGGAAGCCAATTGGGCGCAGCGTTGGACATGAAGACGAAGGGCTCAGCAGCCGCCTCCGTGgctgccgctgccgccgccgctgccgtTGAACTATTGCAAGGGGGTGCGCCAACTTCTCAGATGCAGTcgcagaaaatcaaaaaat TGGTCCGCCGTAATGCCTCCGACAAGTTGCGCCTCATCCAAATGGTACACGACAATCCGATACTTTGGGACTCACGTCTGCCCAATTTTAAGGGCGCCGAAGAGGAGAAGAATCGCGCTTGGGAAATGATTGGCAAGGAGTTCAATGCGCCGGGGCGGCGTGTGGCGCGCGCCTTCAAATCGCTGCGCGAGTCGTATCGACGCGAGCTGGCGCATGTCAAATTGATGGGCAATGGCTTCAAGCCGAAGTGGAGTTTGTATGAAGCAATGGATTTCTTGCGCGATGTCATCCGAGAAAGAAA AGGCGGTTCGCACGCAGCTGAACAGGCGGCCATTGGCCTTAATTTGAGCGCATTCTCGCAGCacttaaacaacaataacaacaacatcggCAAGTCTGCATTGAAACTGAACGGGCTGCATTCATCTTTCAACGAAAGCGCACTGAATCTGTCGAAATGCGCACCCGGCCTGAATATGAGCCACGAAGACTACTACTACTATGTGAAATCGGAAATGGATTTGAACGCGGCGCATGCGGGTAGCAATGGCATTGGTGGTGGCAATGCAGCTGTGTCGCTGCATCCACTGCCAGCGCATCaagcccaacaacaacaacagcaattacaCAGCGCTGCGCATGACAGCCGCGTCTCATCCACGCGCAACGACAGCACCACACAGCACAGCAACACATTCGACGATCTTGACGCATCGTCGGTACGCAGCGGCGACGAGGCCTCCATGCGTAATGCGGACATGAGCAATCAGGGCTCGGACGAGGTGGAGGAGCTGGAAGCCATAGATGCTGATTTTCCCTATCCCCTCATACTCGACGCCAATTCGCCGCGTTCCATGAGCGCAGCAGGCGGCAACGGCAACATTGGTGGCAATGCTGTTGGTGGCAGTGGTGCATTGAAACGCAAACGGCGCGACCTCAACGGTGACGGCATGGACGATGGTGCTGGCGATGATGACGATGACTACGAGGGCCAGATGATGCAGCAGCATCGTCATTTGCGTCAACAAAATGGCGGCATGGGCGGCGGTGGTAGTGGCAGCGGCATGAATGGCTGCATGTTGGATATGCCGCCGCCGCAGACGGTACGCGAGGTGTTGAACTCCAAATTTTGCGGCTTTATTTCGGCGAAACTCAATAGCATGGAAGACACGGAGGCGGATAATTTAATGAACAAAATACTCATGTTGTTGGTGCAGACACAAACGAATGAAGCCAAATAG